The Acidobacteriota bacterium genome segment TGCTGGGCGGCGGCGCCGACAAGCTGGAAAAACAGCACAAAGAGGGGAAACTGACGGCGCGCGAACGGATCGAGACCCTGGTGGACCCGAACAGCTTCGAGGAAACGGGCCTGTTCGCCGAGCACCGTTCGGTCCTGTTCGGAATGGCGGGGAAAGAGTTCCCGGCCGACGGCGTGGTGACCGGGGCCGCCTCCATCGACGGCCGGCTGGTGCACCTGGCCAGCCAGGACTTTTCCGTCTCCGGCGGTTCCGCCGGGGAGGTCCACTCCATCAAGGTGGCCGAAATCATGGAGCAGTCCCTGAAAACGGGCTCCCCCTTCGTCTTCATCAACGATTCGGGCGGAGCGCGCGTGCAGGAGGGGATCGATTCCCTCTCCGGCTACGGCAAGGTGTTCTACACCAACGTCATGCTTTCGGGCGCCGTGCCCCAGATTTCGCTCATCTGCGGCCCGTGCGCCGGCGGCGCGGCCTACAGCCCCGCCCTGACCGACTTCATCATCCAGACCCGCCAGGCGCGGATGTTCATCACCGGCCCCTCGGTGATCAAGAGCGTCACGGGGGAGAACGTGACGGCGGAGCAGCTGGGGGGGGCCGACGCCCACATGGCCAATTCGGGCGTCATCCACTTCATCGCCGAGGACGACAACCACGCCGTGGCCCTGTGCCAGAAGCTGCTGAGCTTCCTGCCCGCCAACAACCTGGAAGACCCGCCGCAGGCCGAGGGGGACCCCAGCGTCGACCCCAACCCGGAACTGGACGACGTGATCCCCGCCAACCCCAAGAAGGGGTACGACGTGCGCGACGTGATCAC includes the following:
- a CDS encoding acyl-CoA carboxylase subunit beta, with product MSNMTMQERIEELRKRRKQAMLGGGADKLEKQHKEGKLTARERIETLVDPNSFEETGLFAEHRSVLFGMAGKEFPADGVVTGAASIDGRLVHLASQDFSVSGGSAGEVHSIKVAEIMEQSLKTGSPFVFINDSGGARVQEGIDSLSGYGKVFYTNVMLSGAVPQISLICGPCAGGAAYSPALTDFIIQTRQARMFITGPSVIKSVTGENVTAEQLGGADAHMANSGVIHFIAEDDNHAVALCQKLLSFLPANNLEDPPQAEGDPSVDPNPELDDVIPANPKKGYDVRDVITRVVDFGDFLEVQAGYAMNIVVGFARIAGSPMGIIANQPSVQAGVLDINASNKASRFIRFCNAFNIPLLTFVDVPGFLPGVQQEHNGIIRHGAKLLFAYSAATVPKITVILRKSYGGAYLA